In Candidatus Cohnella colombiensis, one DNA window encodes the following:
- a CDS encoding cytochrome c oxidase subunit II, translating into MKMHRTEKVWLTASFGMIMMFMLLTGYQVFAKDMGMPSNKETIDWKKVSETAPFDKPGVYQIGDKEYEVVMTLEIFAFDPFDIEVPAGSTVHFTLTSKDVVHGFEIAETNTNAMVPPGYIQKVKQKFDKPGQYLILCNEYCGAGHQGMYTTIKVV; encoded by the coding sequence GTGAAAATGCACCGAACTGAGAAAGTGTGGTTAACTGCGAGCTTCGGGATGATTATGATGTTCATGCTGCTTACCGGTTATCAAGTATTCGCCAAGGATATGGGAATGCCCAGTAACAAGGAGACGATTGATTGGAAAAAGGTGAGTGAAACGGCTCCGTTCGACAAGCCGGGAGTTTATCAGATTGGCGACAAGGAATATGAAGTGGTCATGACACTGGAAATATTCGCATTCGATCCATTCGACATTGAGGTGCCAGCGGGATCCACGGTTCATTTTACACTGACATCCAAGGATGTTGTTCACGGCTTTGAGATCGCGGAGACGAATACGAATGCGATGGTGCCACCGGGTTACATTCAGAAGGTTAAGCAGAAATTCGATAAGCCTGGACAATATTTAATTCTATGTAATGAATATTGTGGGGCAGGGCACCAAGGGATGTATACGACGATTAAGGTTGTATAA
- a CDS encoding cbb3-type cytochrome c oxidase subunit I, with protein MEASLSQPIDGKPRTLVEKANHALGMNTKDARISRTYLFVAFAALMLGGLFGLLQVLERGGVLEVPLGLNYYQVLTAHGVLMVVVFSAFFTIGYFYAGLSHTLGGLLPKVRKMAWIGFGMKIFGFILAVIPILTNDASVMYTFYPPMAASPSFYIGLVFIVLGVWMLAFGAFINVAHWRKANRGKHVPILAFFGTGVFILLFFASLPVAVEVLTLIPWSLGWIDTINVMVSRTLFWAFGHTLVNIWYLTAVSAWYVIVPKIIGGRRFSDTLTRVVIIALVIMNITGGFHHQIIDPGISESVKFMHVFMSLAIGFPSLMTAYAMFSVFERTARRKGGKGLVGWYKKMPWGDVRFLAPMIAMIAFIPAGAGGIVQSTNQLNQVVHNTLWITGHFHLTLGMTVTMTFFGVSYWLIPYVSKRVLTPAINKLGVIQTILWTVGMSTMAISMHTVGLFGAPRRTSFTTYGDNATAAGWDPYLTLIVIGGSLLVVAGIMQLYAMFHLMFRAPKGEMEFPIAEAEEGESTPYWTERWGVWIVLMLVVVAMAYVIPLTEFIFNAPPGSPPFRTW; from the coding sequence ATGGAAGCAAGCCTATCACAGCCAATAGACGGCAAACCCCGGACCTTGGTGGAAAAAGCCAACCATGCTTTGGGGATGAATACAAAAGATGCCCGAATTTCTCGAACTTACTTGTTTGTTGCTTTTGCAGCGCTAATGCTTGGAGGACTCTTCGGATTGCTGCAGGTGCTCGAGCGCGGTGGTGTGCTGGAGGTACCGCTAGGGCTCAATTACTATCAAGTTTTAACCGCGCACGGGGTGCTGATGGTTGTAGTGTTCTCGGCCTTCTTCACGATCGGTTACTTCTACGCAGGGCTATCTCATACGTTGGGAGGACTGCTGCCTAAAGTGAGGAAGATGGCATGGATCGGCTTCGGAATGAAGATCTTCGGATTCATTCTGGCAGTTATTCCGATTCTGACGAATGACGCTTCTGTCATGTATACCTTTTATCCCCCTATGGCTGCATCGCCTTCTTTCTATATTGGTCTTGTATTTATCGTGCTCGGAGTATGGATGCTCGCTTTTGGAGCCTTCATCAATGTTGCGCATTGGAGAAAAGCTAACCGTGGCAAGCACGTTCCCATTCTCGCATTTTTCGGTACTGGCGTATTTATCCTTTTGTTCTTCGCTAGCCTTCCGGTTGCAGTTGAAGTATTAACGTTAATTCCGTGGTCGCTGGGTTGGATTGATACAATTAATGTTATGGTTTCCCGAACGTTGTTTTGGGCTTTTGGACATACGCTCGTTAATATCTGGTATTTAACAGCGGTTTCTGCATGGTATGTTATCGTACCTAAAATTATTGGTGGTCGCAGATTTAGTGACACGCTGACTCGTGTGGTTATCATTGCGCTAGTCATTATGAACATTACCGGTGGATTCCACCATCAAATTATTGATCCGGGCATCTCTGAATCTGTGAAGTTCATGCACGTATTTATGAGTTTAGCGATCGGCTTCCCCTCACTGATGACGGCATACGCTATGTTCTCTGTATTCGAGCGAACGGCAAGACGGAAGGGCGGCAAAGGGCTGGTTGGATGGTACAAAAAAATGCCGTGGGGAGACGTTCGTTTCCTAGCTCCAATGATTGCGATGATTGCATTCATTCCTGCGGGTGCAGGCGGAATTGTCCAAAGTACGAACCAGCTTAATCAGGTGGTTCATAACACATTATGGATTACAGGGCACTTCCATCTAACGCTTGGAATGACGGTGACGATGACCTTCTTCGGGGTTTCCTATTGGTTGATTCCCTATGTATCGAAGCGGGTGCTAACGCCAGCGATTAATAAGCTGGGCGTCATTCAGACGATCCTCTGGACAGTTGGGATGTCTACGATGGCAATCTCGATGCATACTGTAGGCTTGTTCGGCGCACCACGCAGAACTTCGTTCACTACCTATGGTGACAATGCAACAGCAGCAGGCTGGGATCCCTATTTAACACTCATTGTGATTGGAGGGTCGTTGCTCGTTGTTGCTGGTATTATGCAGCTGTATGCGATGTTCCATCTGATGTTCCGAGCGCCAAAGGGTGAAATGGAATTCCCGATTGCTGAGGCGGAAGAAGGGGAGTCCACGCCATACTGGACAGAACGCTGGGGTGTGTGGATCGTATTGATGTTAGTTGTTGTTGCGATGGCCTATGTCATTCCGTTAACTGAATTTATTTTCAATGCGCCACCGGGCTCACCTCCTTTCAGGACGTGGTAA
- a CDS encoding SCO family protein, with amino-acid sequence MRKIKHTTIASILVIVFGIGLFALGTDGFRAYTAEAARVLELNKTNPLFSNATLEDSTGTTYSISEFEGKYVLITFIYASCGTFCPQLEMNMAEIYDKLPSSYVGEEIIFLSITFDTVRDTVDVLKKYRGYFDKEESSWRMARIPDQKELDTLLEAFGVIVIPDDSGNFTHNGAFYFVDREGRLIEVMNYAEIDQAVGKITTRIERDKGA; translated from the coding sequence GTGAGGAAAATCAAGCATACAACGATAGCCAGTATTCTCGTGATTGTGTTTGGAATTGGATTGTTTGCGCTTGGGACAGACGGGTTCCGTGCATACACGGCAGAAGCCGCAAGGGTGTTAGAGTTAAATAAGACGAATCCTCTGTTTTCGAATGCAACCTTAGAGGATAGTACCGGTACAACCTATTCGATATCCGAGTTTGAAGGCAAGTATGTGCTCATTACTTTCATCTATGCATCGTGTGGCACGTTCTGTCCGCAATTGGAAATGAATATGGCTGAAATTTACGACAAGCTGCCTAGCTCCTATGTGGGTGAAGAAATTATTTTCCTCAGTATCACCTTCGATACAGTCAGAGACACAGTGGATGTATTGAAGAAATACAGAGGCTATTTCGATAAAGAGGAGTCGTCATGGCGAATGGCGAGAATTCCTGATCAGAAGGAGCTGGACACTCTATTAGAGGCGTTTGGTGTAATCGTAATACCCGATGATAGTGGGAATTTCACGCATAATGGTGCGTTTTACTTCGTCGATCGCGAAGGGCGCCTGATTGAAGTCATGAACTATGCCGAGATTGATCAAGCTGTGGGAAAAATAACAACGAGAATCGAGCGTGACAAGGGGGCGTAA